One region of Camelina sativa cultivar DH55 chromosome 6, Cs, whole genome shotgun sequence genomic DNA includes:
- the LOC104698990 gene encoding LOW QUALITY PROTEIN: O-acyltransferase WSD1 (The sequence of the model RefSeq protein was modified relative to this genomic sequence to represent the inferred CDS: substituted 1 base at 1 genomic stop codon), with the protein MEIRSRRPRRHTVETTVEEEEEEEQPLSPAARLFHAPEFNCNIISVIGLNRKIEPDVIIEGIKQTLIRHPRFSSKLVSVNSWNNNRPEQKWVQTNVVVEDHVIIPKIETQNIKNANADAFLESYLSDLTTIHLDTSKPLWEVHLLDLKTSDAENVVVFKIHHSVGDGMSMMSLVLACTRKTSDPNELPSLPYHNRLSSGSSPIKTSSRCYSRLFWLVLVLWSAAVLVWNTVCDALEFIATTXFLKDTETPIKGNFRLSKSKQMCLVHRTVSLDDIKLIKNAMNMTVNDAVLGVSQAGLSKYLNRRYGEKTKAGEQEESKKNSSNMPKKIRLRAVLLVNIRPTTGIQDLADIMAKGSKCRWGNWIVYIFFPFSIALCHDPLKHLLGVKSIIDRKKNTLEAVLTFAVGNLLIKLLGVQRAAHMTKRTLSNTTMAFSNLVGPIEEVSLYGNTVTYIAPSAYGHPHALTMHFQSYMNKMTMSLTVDPTVISDPHRLCDDLEESLRSIKAAVQDRQ; encoded by the exons ATGGAGATCAGGTCTCGAAGACCACGACGGCATACGGTGGAGACAACagtggaagaggaagaggaggaggagcaacCACTTAGCCCGGCAGCACGTCTATTTCACGCACCGGAGTTTAACTGCAATATTATATCGGTGATTGGTTTAAATAGAAAGATCGAGCCAGATGTGATTATCGAAGGAATTAAGCAAACTTTGATTAGACATCCTCGTTTCTCCAGCAAATTGGTGAGT GTGAACTCTTGGAACAACAATAGACCGGAACAAAAATGGGTTCAGACAAACGTTGTGGTCGAGGATCACGTCATCATTCCCAAAATCGAAACGCAAAACATAAAGAACGCAAACGCAGACGCTTTTCTCGAGAGCTACCTCTCCGACCTCACTACGATCCATTTAGACACCTCCAAGCCATTATGGGAAGTTCATTTACTCGACTTGAAAACTTCTGACGCCGAAAACGTTGTCGTTTTTAAGATCCATCACTCGGTAGGGGACGGTATGTCTATGATGTCACTAGTACTCGCGTGTACACGTAAAACATCGGACCCCAATGAGCTCCCGAGTCTACCGTACCACAACCGGCTGTCTTCTGGATCATCTCCGATAAAAACCAGTTCAAGATGTTATTCCCGGTTATTTTGGCTAGTTCTGGTACTATGGTCGGCGGCTGTGTTGGTTTGGAATACAGTTTGTGATGCTTTGGAGTTTATTGCTACGACATAGTTCCTTAAGGACACTGAAACTCCAATAAAGGGCAATTTCCGGTTAAGTAAGAGCAAACAGATGTGTTTGGTTCATCGTACCGTAAGTCTTGACGACATAAAGCTAATCAAGAACGCCATGAATATG ACTGTCAACGATGCAGTACTTGGAGTATCTCAGGCTGGTCTCTCGAAGTATTTGAATAGAAGATACG gaGAGAAGACGAAAGCAGGGGAGCAAGAAGAATCTAAAAAGAATTCAAGTAATATGCCTAAAAAAATAAGGCTAAGGGCAGTTCTGCTTGTAAACATAAGACCGACTACTGGAATCCAG GATCTAGCCGATATTATGGCTAAAGGATCTAAGTGTAGATGGGGAAATTGGATCGTCTACATATTCTTTCCATTCTCCATTGCATTATGTCATGATCCGTTGAAACATCTCCTAGGAGTCAAGTCGATCATCGACCGGAAAAAGAACACGTTAGAAGCTGTTCTTACATTCGCGGTTGGGAATCTACTTATCAAATTGTTAGGAGTTCAG AGGGCAGCTCATATGACAAAAAGAACATTATCAAACACAACGATGGCGTTTTCAAATTTGGTCGGACCTATTGAAGAAGTTAGCCTCTATGGAAATACCGTCACGTACATTGCCCCAAGTGCTTATGGTCATCCACAT GCGTTGACGATGCATTTTCAAAGTTATATGAACAAGATGACGATGTCTTTAACCGTCGATCCAACGGTTATCAGTGATCCTCATAGACTATGTGACGATTTGGAGGAATCGCTAAGAAGTATCAAAGCTGCTGTCCAAGATAGACAGTAA